Proteins encoded in a region of the Papio anubis isolate 15944 chromosome 14, Panubis1.0, whole genome shotgun sequence genome:
- the GKN1 gene encoding gastrokine-1: protein MLACSSVHCFREDKMKFTIVFAGLLGVFLAPALADYNINVSDDNNKAGSGQQSVSVNNEHNVANVDNNNGGNSWNSIWDYGTGFAATRLFQKKICIVHKMNKEVLPSIQSLDALVKEKKLQGKGPGGPPPKGLMYSVNPNKVDDLSKLGENIANMCRGIPTYMAEEMQGASLLFYSEKCFTTNILWIVNISFCGEKVAY from the exons ATGCTTGCCTGCTCCTCTGTCCACTGCTTTCGTGAAGACAAGATGAAGTTCACA ATTGTCTTTGCTGGACTTCTTGGAGTCTTTCTAGCTCCTGCCCTTGCCGACTAT AATATCAACGTCAGCGATGACAACAACAAAGCTGGAAGTGGGCAGCAGTCAGTGAGTGTCAACAATGAACACAACGTGGCTAATGTTGACAATAACAATGGAGGGAACTCCTGGAATTCCATCTGGGATTATGGAACT GGCTTTGCTGCAACCAGActctttcaaaagaagatatgcattGTGCACAAAATGAACAAGGAGGTCTTGCCCTCCATTCAATCCCTTGATGCACTGGTCAAGGAAAAGAAG CTTCAGGGTAAGGGACCAGGAGGACCACCTCCCAAGGGCCTGATGTACTCAGTCAACCCGAACAAAGTCGATGACCTGAGCAAGTTAGGAGAAAACATTGCAAACATGTGTCGTGGGATTCCAACATACATGGCTGAGGAGATGCAAG gGGCAAGCCTGCTTTTTTACTCAGAAAAGTGCTTCACAACCAATATACTATGGATTGTGAACATTTCCTTCTGTGGAGAAAAGGTGGCGTACTAA